One stretch of Salvia miltiorrhiza cultivar Shanhuang (shh) unplaced genomic scaffold, IMPLAD_Smil_shh fragScaff_scaffold_107_1, whole genome shotgun sequence DNA includes these proteins:
- the LOC131002311 gene encoding NAD(P)H-quinone oxidoreductase subunit N, chloroplastic-like, with protein MASASASAACCFHQAAMSSRHNCKKLVPVQHTGRRARIMTKCRRSLGDFIGGDLLKLDIGQWLSDVEEHKALAIYSPHEGGYEGRYLIRLAHQGYHFLDLSARGLGDPETTLTKFHPVCPPHVGKQPIARWYFPPEVDYRLSLLPPDAKGLVVWIIEAKVLSKAELQFLALLPTLRPRVRVLAECGNWRKFMWTPLKDIAGLPATGEKVSTQ; from the exons atggcGAGTGCGAGTGCAAGCGCAGCATGCTGTTTTCATCAAGCAGCAATGAGCAGCCGCCACAATTGTAAAAAGCTTGTCCCAGTCCAGCACACGGGAAGAAGGGCGAGAATAATGACAAAATGTAGGCGTAGTTTGGGAGACTTCATCGGAGGAGATCTGCTGAAATTGGACATAGGGCAATGGCTGTCGGACGTGGAGGAGCACAAGGCGTTGGCCATCTACTCCCCACACGAGGGGGGCTACGAGGGCCGCTACCTCATCCGCCTGGCCCACCAAGGCTACCACTTCCTCGACCTCTCGGCTCGCGGCCTAGGAGACCCCGAGACCACCCTCACCAAGTTTCACCCCGTCTGCCCT CCTCATGTTGGGAAGCAGCCGATAGCCCGGTGGTACTTCCCTCCGGAGGTGGACTATAGGCTGTCTTTGCTTCCTCCGGATGCCAAAGGCCTCGTGGTTTGGATCATCGAAGCTAAG GTCTTGTCCAAGGCAGAGCTGCAGTTTCTGGCCTTGCTTCCCACGCTGCGCCCTCGAGTTAGGGTGCTTGCTGAATGCGGTAACTG GAGAAAATTCATGTGGACGCCGTTGAAAGATATCGCGGGACTACCAGCTACGGGAGAGAAGGTTTCCACTCAGTGA
- the LOC131002312 gene encoding uncharacterized protein LOC131002312 — MAKLGFATYLMLLCTSMIISTTNTASAQCQGDFQGLIQQCSRFVQKPGPQQSPSQGCCNVVRNVDLLCVCQHVTTQVENIISMEKAAFVSASCGKPLAHGTKCGSYTVP; from the exons ATGGCGAAATTAGGGTTTGCAACATACCTAATGCTGCTATGCACAAGCATGATCATCTCCACCACCAACACCGCCTCAGCGCAATGCCAAGGCGATTTTCAAGGGCTGATCCAGCAGTGCTCCAGATTTGTCCAGAAACCGGGCCCTCAACAGAGCCCGTCCCAAGGCTGCTGCAACGTCGTTAGAAACGTGGATCTCCTGTGCGTTTGCCAGCATGTAACCACCCAAGTTGAGAACATAATTAGCATGGAAAAGGCTGCATTTGTTTCAGCATCCTGTGGCAAGCCACTAGCTCATGGAACCAAATGTGGCA GTTATACAGTTCCATGA
- the LOC131002325 gene encoding probable inactive purple acid phosphatase 27: MIIKMPSLSFRVLTIFSIFFFAANTDASSLPERLLRSTAELRNHTSISEFRLLNRRQLLDCPDPNPYLKVNVTSNPSLSDDEYVTVNITGVLLPSENDWVAMISPSHSDVKTCLQNAIMYEQTGDFSSLPLLCHYPVKAQYVSNDPGYLKCGKKECKVQVAGKCVLKTCSATLSFHVVNIRTDIEFVMFGGGFGTPCILRRSDPVSFANPNHPLYAHVASVDSTATSMRLTWVSGNQSPQQVQYGDAQTANSSVSTFSQADMCTSSAMESPAVDFGWHDPGFIHSALLTGLHPSTSYSYKYGSDLVGWSDEMKLTTPPASGTDALKFLAYGDMGKAPLDSSIEHYIQPGSVSVIKAMEEQVSSGGAHSIFHIGDISYATGFMAEWDFFLHLISPLASQVSYMTAIGNHERDYIGSGSVYPTPDSGGECGVAYETYFPMPTAAKDEPWYSIEQGPVHFTVISTEHNWTLNSQQYEWMNKDMAAVNRTTTPWLIFTGHRPMYTSAPGNPIFPSVDDWFVDAVEPLLLQNKVDLVLFGHVHNYERTCGVYNGSCKEMPTKDANGVDTYDHSNYTAPVHAVIGMAGFKLDDFTQNDNSWSLARISKFGYIRVNATKTELHVEFVNADSRKVDDSFRITKAGT; encoded by the exons ATGATCATCAAGATGCCAAGCCTTTCATTTAGGGTTCTAACAATATTCTCAATATTCTTCTTCGCCGCAAACACAGACGCCTCCTCCCTGCCGGAAAGGCTGCTCCGATCCACGGCGGAGCTCCGCAACCACACCTCGATATCGGAGTTCCGGCTCCTCAACCGGAGGCAGCTGCTGGACTGCCCCGACCCGAACCCATACCTCAAGGTGAACGTGACGTCCAACCCGAGCCTCTCGGACGATGAATACGTGACGGTCAACATCACCGGAGTTTTGCTGCCTTCCGAGAACGATTGGGTGGCCATGATCTCCCCTTCTCACTCCGA TGTGAAGACGTGTTTGCAAAATGCAATAATGTATGAACAAACGGGTGATTTCAGCAGTCTTCCTCTTCTATGCCACTATCCTGTTAAG GCTCAATATGTGAGCAATGATCCGGGATACCTAAAGTGCGGGAAGAAGGAATGCAAGGTGCAAGTGGCCGGAAAATGTGTGTTGAAGACTTGCAGTGCCACGCTGTCGTTCCATGTTGTCAACATACGGACGGACATCGAGTTCGTGATGTTCGGCGGCGGGTTTGGGACGCCCTGCATCTTGAGAAGATCCGATCCGGTTAGCTTCGCCAACCCGAACCACCCCTTGTATGCCCATGTGGCCAGCGTCGATTCCACTGCTACTTCG ATGAGATTGACGTGGGTGAGTGGGAATCAAAGTCCTCAACAAGTTCAATATGGAGATGCCCAAACAGCAAATTCCTCAGTTTCTACCTTTTCCCAAGCTGACATGTGTACAA GTTCAGCAATGGAAAGTCCGGCTGTTGATTTCGGATGGCATGACCCTGGTTTCATCCATTCAGCTCTACTCACCGGACTTCATCCCTCCACCTCTTACTCCTACAAATATGGAAG CGATTTAGTGGGATGGAGTGATGAAATGAAGTTGACAACTCCACCTGCGTCTGGAACAGATGCCCTCAAATTTCTTGCTTATGGTGATATGGGCAAGGCTCCTCTTGATTCCTCTATTGAACACTACATACAA ccTGGATCGGTATCTGTTATCAAAGCAATGGAAGAGCAAGTATCCTCAGGCGGCGCACACTCTATATTTCACATCGGCGACATTAGCTACGCCACCGGTTTCATGGCGGAGTGGGATTTCTTCCTTCATCTCATCTCCCCTCTGGCCTCCCAAGTCTCCTACATGACCGCCATCGGCAACCACGAGCGGGACTACATTGGCTCCGGCTCCGTTTACCCAACCCCGGATTCAGGCGGAGAATGCGGGGTTGCGTACGAGACTTATTTTCCGATGCCGACGGCGGCCAAGGATGAGCCCTGGTACTCCATAGAGCAAGGGCCTGTTCATTTCACTGTCATTTCCACCGAGCATAATTGGACATTAAATTCTCAacag TATGAATGGATGAATAAGGACATGGCTGCAGTGAATAGAACAACAACTCCATGGCTGATATTCACAGG GCACAGGCCCATGTATACATCTGCTCCTGGAAACCCCATTTTTCCCAGCGTCGACGATTGGTTCGTTGATGCAGTAGAGCCGTTGCTACTACAAAATAAG GTGGATCTGGTTCTGTTTGGGCATGTCCACAACTATGAGAGAACATGCGGCGTCTATAATGGATCATGCAAGGAAATGCCCACCAAAGATGCCAATGGAGTCGACACATACGATCATTCCAACTACACTGCACCGGTTCATGCTGTTATTGGAATGGCCGGATTTAAACTCGACGATTTCACACAAAAC GATAATAGCTGGAGCTTGGCTAGGATTTCCAAGTTTGGATATATAAGAGTTAACGCCACCAAGACTGAGCTTCATGTCGAG TTTGTGAATGCAGATTCAAGAAAAGTGGATGATAGTTTCCGAATCACTAAAGCAGGGACTTGA